A single Desulfovibrio porci DNA region contains:
- a CDS encoding branched-chain amino acid ABC transporter substrate-binding protein, which yields MKKGMTWLAAMAFCVALTAPALAADPVKIGVQGAHSGDLASYGVPSLNATKIVVDEANAKGGVLGQKVEVISQDDQCKPEMATNAATKLISDKVGVVIGPICSGPTKAALPLFQEANLIAVSPTATTPGLTEDGKNPLFFRTVANDNAQARLTSDFMLNKLKAKKIAYLHDNGDYGKGFADNNRVFMEKGGAETVLFEAVTPDAVDFSAVVRKLRRAKPDIVVFGGYQPVASKLIQQMRRDRLTTPFIGPDGVKDETFLKMTGKDSEGVYASYPKDTSTLPEYKKAREAHVKAYGSEPGFGYYNAYAAAQCLLAAIEKTGGTDTAKLKEALRTNPVDTPLGKISFNEKGDAAGMALSIYQVKNGKFVELDHSITLQ from the coding sequence ATGAAAAAAGGCATGACCTGGCTTGCGGCAATGGCTTTCTGCGTGGCGCTGACCGCGCCCGCTCTGGCTGCGGACCCCGTTAAAATCGGTGTGCAGGGCGCTCATTCCGGCGACCTTGCCTCCTATGGCGTCCCCAGCCTGAACGCCACCAAGATCGTCGTGGACGAAGCCAACGCCAAGGGCGGCGTGCTCGGCCAGAAGGTGGAGGTCATCTCCCAGGACGACCAGTGCAAGCCCGAAATGGCTACCAACGCGGCCACCAAGCTGATTTCCGACAAGGTCGGCGTGGTCATCGGCCCCATCTGCTCCGGCCCCACCAAGGCCGCTCTGCCCCTGTTCCAGGAAGCCAATCTCATCGCCGTCTCTCCCACGGCCACCACGCCCGGCCTGACCGAGGACGGCAAAAATCCGCTCTTTTTCCGCACCGTGGCCAACGACAACGCGCAGGCCAGGCTGACCAGCGACTTCATGCTCAACAAGCTGAAGGCCAAAAAAATCGCCTACCTGCATGACAACGGCGACTACGGCAAGGGCTTTGCCGACAACAACCGCGTGTTCATGGAAAAGGGCGGCGCGGAAACCGTGCTTTTTGAAGCCGTCACCCCGGACGCCGTGGACTTTTCCGCCGTGGTGCGCAAGCTGCGCCGCGCCAAGCCCGACATCGTGGTCTTCGGCGGCTACCAGCCCGTGGCTTCCAAGCTGATCCAGCAGATGCGCCGCGACCGCCTGACGACCCCGTTCATCGGCCCCGACGGCGTGAAGGACGAAACCTTCCTTAAAATGACCGGCAAGGACAGCGAAGGCGTCTACGCCTCCTATCCCAAGGACACCAGCACCCTGCCCGAGTACAAAAAGGCGCGCGAAGCGCACGTCAAGGCCTACGGCAGCGAGCCCGGCTTCGGTTACTACAATGCCTACGCCGCCGCCCAGTGCCTGCTGGCGGCCATCGAAAAGACGGGCGGCACGGACACGGCCAAGCTCAAGGAAGCCCTGCGCACCAACCCGGTGGACACGCCGTTGGGCAAGATCAGCTTCAACGAAAAGGGCGACGCGGCCGGTATGGCGCTTTCCATCTACCAGGTCAAAAACGGCAAGTTCGTGGAGCTGGATCACAGCATCACGTTGCAGTAG
- the der gene encoding ribosome biogenesis GTPase Der — translation MSDSLPYIVLVGRPNVGKSTLFNRLIRSNRAITHDRPGVTRDRMEGLVRRKGLPSFGIVDTGGITLDAHAAVTEGPAGIRGFERDILAQAEAALAGAAAVAFVVDGRDGLLPLDEYLAAHVRRMGLPTLCVVNKVDGMEREDEQMAEFHRLGFPLLPVSAEHGYNITALCEDLAALLPEGAAVEPPAPPTLRLAMLGRPNAGKSSLINALAGEERMIVSDVAGTTRDSVDVRFRRDGRDYVFVDTAGVRRRTRITDSVEKFSVNASIKSSTKVDVTLLTLDATEGVSQQDKRLMDMLDTRKTPFMVLINKCDLVPREALATLKKNVAETLAFCGHVPILAVSALAGTGLKKILPLAQKIHEECQVRISTGQLNRAMEEVLAKHQPPVVKRVRAKFFYLTQAETAPPTFVFFVSDAERVPESYTRYLERALRKIFGISHAPMRIHLRSSHKKKSERNS, via the coding sequence GTGTCCGACTCTCTTCCGTACATCGTCCTGGTGGGCCGCCCCAATGTGGGCAAGTCCACCCTGTTCAACCGCCTGATTCGCAGCAACCGGGCCATCACCCACGACAGGCCCGGCGTCACGCGCGACCGCATGGAAGGCTTGGTGCGCCGCAAGGGCCTGCCCTCCTTCGGCATTGTGGATACCGGCGGCATCACTCTGGACGCGCATGCCGCCGTGACCGAGGGCCCCGCGGGCATCCGGGGCTTTGAGCGGGACATCCTGGCCCAGGCCGAGGCCGCTCTGGCCGGAGCCGCCGCCGTGGCCTTTGTGGTGGACGGGCGCGACGGCCTTCTGCCCCTGGACGAATATCTGGCCGCGCATGTGCGGCGCATGGGCCTGCCCACTCTCTGCGTGGTCAACAAGGTGGACGGCATGGAACGCGAGGACGAGCAGATGGCCGAATTCCACCGGCTGGGCTTTCCCCTGCTGCCTGTTTCCGCCGAGCACGGCTACAACATCACTGCCCTGTGCGAGGATCTGGCCGCCCTGCTGCCCGAAGGAGCCGCCGTCGAGCCCCCGGCCCCGCCGACCCTGCGCCTGGCCATGCTGGGCCGCCCCAACGCGGGCAAGTCATCCTTGATCAATGCCCTGGCCGGTGAGGAACGGATGATCGTTTCCGATGTGGCCGGCACCACTCGCGACAGCGTGGACGTGCGCTTTCGCCGCGACGGGCGGGACTACGTCTTTGTGGACACCGCCGGGGTTCGCCGCCGTACCCGGATTACCGACAGCGTGGAAAAATTTTCCGTCAACGCATCCATCAAATCCAGCACCAAGGTCGACGTGACCCTGCTCACCCTGGACGCCACCGAAGGCGTAAGCCAGCAGGACAAGCGGCTTATGGACATGCTGGACACGCGCAAAACTCCTTTTATGGTCCTGATCAACAAATGCGATCTGGTGCCGCGCGAGGCCCTGGCCACGCTCAAGAAAAATGTGGCCGAAACCCTGGCTTTCTGCGGGCATGTGCCCATCCTGGCGGTTTCGGCCCTGGCCGGAACGGGACTCAAAAAAATTCTGCCCCTGGCCCAAAAAATCCATGAAGAATGCCAGGTGCGTATCTCCACCGGCCAGCTCAACCGGGCCATGGAGGAAGTGCTCGCCAAGCATCAGCCGCCAGTGGTCAAACGGGTGCGGGCCAAGTTTTTCTACCTTACGCAGGCCGAAACAGCGCCGCCGACCTTTGTCTTTTTCGTCAGCGACGCCGAACGCGTGCCGGAAAGCTACACCCGCTACCTGGAACGCGCCTTGCGCAAGATCTTCGGCATCAGCCACGCGCCCATGCGCATCCATCTGCGTTCCAGCCATAAAAAGAAAAGCGAACGCAACTCCTGA
- a CDS encoding branched-chain amino acid ABC transporter permease has product MDIQFFVELFFGGLTRGSIYALIALGYTLVYGIIELINFAHGEIYMLGAFTALLVAGVLGVYGFPAGGILVVAALAAVIWCAAYGYTLEKVAYKPLRGAPRLSPLISAIGMSIFLQNYVLLAQTSDFVPFPRLLPEMEFLEYVNYVMGPSDFLILLVSTLAMVSLSLFIRYTRMGKAMRATAQNRKMALLLGINADWIISLTFIIGSGLAALGGVLIASHMGQVNFGIGFLAGLKAFTAAVLGGIGSIPGAMVGGLVLGLAESFTTGYFSGNYEDILAFGILILILIFRPDGILGKAKVQKV; this is encoded by the coding sequence ATGGACATCCAATTCTTCGTAGAGCTCTTTTTCGGCGGACTGACCCGGGGCAGCATCTACGCCCTGATCGCTTTGGGCTATACTCTGGTGTACGGCATCATTGAGCTCATCAACTTCGCCCACGGCGAAATCTATATGCTCGGCGCTTTCACGGCCCTGCTGGTGGCCGGGGTTCTGGGCGTATATGGTTTCCCGGCCGGGGGCATTCTGGTCGTGGCCGCCCTGGCCGCCGTGATCTGGTGCGCCGCCTACGGCTACACCCTGGAAAAGGTGGCCTACAAGCCCCTGCGCGGCGCGCCGCGCCTTTCCCCGCTGATTTCGGCCATCGGCATGTCCATCTTTTTGCAGAACTACGTGCTGCTGGCCCAGACCTCCGACTTCGTGCCCTTCCCCCGCCTGTTGCCGGAAATGGAATTTCTGGAATACGTCAACTACGTCATGGGGCCCAGCGATTTTCTGATCCTTCTGGTCAGCACGCTGGCCATGGTCTCCCTGTCGCTCTTCATCCGCTACACGCGCATGGGCAAAGCCATGCGGGCCACGGCCCAGAACCGTAAAATGGCCCTGTTGCTGGGCATCAACGCCGACTGGATCATTTCCCTGACCTTCATCATCGGCTCCGGCCTGGCCGCGCTGGGCGGCGTGCTTATCGCCTCGCACATGGGGCAGGTCAACTTCGGCATCGGTTTTCTGGCTGGTCTCAAAGCCTTCACGGCGGCGGTGCTCGGCGGCATCGGCTCCATTCCCGGAGCCATGGTGGGCGGGCTTGTGCTGGGTCTGGCCGAGAGCTTCACCACCGGCTATTTCTCCGGTAACTACGAAGATATTCTGGCCTTCGGCATTCTGATCCTGATTCTGATTTTCCGCCCCGACGGCATTCTGGGCAAAGCCAAGGTACAGAAGGTGTAG